From Paracoccus aminovorans, one genomic window encodes:
- a CDS encoding response regulator, with protein MTGRASHIVIIEDEPVTRGALTAYLESFGYRITECASAEAAEPILAQDLADLLIVDINLAGKDGLEITREQRARSEIGIILLSGRTDEVDRIVGLELGADDYVCKPFNRRELAARVKNLLRRTAAMRQMARRAVLQFGEFSFDIAGRQLSDGEGQAVPLTRAEFELLRVFVGNPGVVMDRDRLLANITHRSDGTNQRTVDVLIRRLRRKLGDDPKAPRFLCTAHGEGYVFTAPLG; from the coding sequence GTGACGGGCCGAGCAAGCCATATCGTGATTATCGAGGACGAGCCCGTCACCCGCGGCGCGCTGACCGCCTATCTGGAATCCTTCGGTTACCGAATCACCGAATGCGCCAGCGCCGAGGCGGCCGAGCCGATCCTGGCCCAGGACCTGGCCGACCTTCTGATCGTGGACATCAACCTGGCCGGCAAGGATGGGCTGGAGATCACCCGCGAACAGCGGGCGCGGTCGGAAATCGGCATCATCCTGCTGTCGGGCCGCACGGATGAGGTGGACCGGATCGTCGGGCTGGAACTGGGCGCCGACGATTACGTCTGCAAGCCCTTCAACCGGCGCGAGCTTGCCGCGCGGGTCAAGAACCTGCTGCGGCGCACGGCGGCGATGCGGCAGATGGCCCGCCGCGCGGTGCTGCAATTCGGCGAGTTCAGCTTTGACATCGCCGGCCGGCAACTGAGCGACGGCGAGGGGCAGGCGGTGCCGCTGACCCGGGCCGAGTTCGAGCTGCTGCGGGTCTTCGTCGGCAATCCCGGCGTGGTCATGGACCGCGACCGGCTGCTGGCCAATATCACCCATCGCAGCGACGGCACCAACCAGCGCACGGTGGACGTGCTGATCCGCCGCTTGCGCCGCAAGCTGGGCGACGATCCCAAAGCGCCCCGGTTCCTGTGCACGGCGCATGGCGAGGGCTATGTCTTCACCGCGCCGCTGGGCTGA
- a CDS encoding ABC transporter substrate-binding protein, with translation MKISALLLASAAALSFTASLAQAADSSDPIVIPTHNWSSQIVMSHIVGRMFEDLGDSVEYVSSDSQTVYESIRLGDVALEVEVWEGAFGAAFNAAREKGGVHDAATHEAVTREDWWYPMWTKEACPGLPDWKALNDCAAKFATPETGEKGRFLGGPVDWLKHDAEKVEALDMNFAVVNAGSAAALWAELAAAEKNKTPIVLFNWTPNFAEAVWPGEFVEFPAWEEGCDKDPAVGPIPDKVYDCGNPANGYLKLAAWDGMKEKWPAAYAALTKVSFTNAQIAEMAKLVDVDGMEPEDAAEAWMDQNEAVWKPWLQ, from the coding sequence ATGAAAATTTCCGCTCTGCTGCTGGCTTCGGCAGCGGCCCTTTCGTTCACGGCCTCGCTGGCGCAGGCCGCCGATTCCTCGGACCCGATCGTGATCCCGACCCACAACTGGTCCAGCCAGATCGTGATGAGCCATATCGTCGGCCGCATGTTCGAGGACCTGGGCGATTCGGTCGAATATGTCTCGTCCGACAGCCAGACCGTCTATGAATCCATCCGCCTGGGCGACGTCGCCCTGGAGGTCGAGGTCTGGGAAGGCGCGTTCGGCGCCGCCTTCAACGCCGCCCGCGAAAAGGGCGGCGTCCACGACGCCGCCACCCACGAGGCGGTCACGCGCGAGGACTGGTGGTATCCGATGTGGACCAAGGAGGCCTGTCCCGGCCTGCCCGACTGGAAGGCGCTGAACGACTGCGCCGCCAAGTTCGCCACCCCCGAGACCGGCGAGAAGGGCCGTTTCCTGGGCGGCCCGGTGGACTGGCTCAAGCACGACGCCGAAAAGGTCGAGGCGCTGGACATGAACTTCGCGGTCGTCAACGCCGGGTCGGCGGCGGCGCTGTGGGCGGAACTGGCCGCGGCCGAAAAGAACAAGACCCCCATCGTGCTGTTCAACTGGACCCCCAACTTCGCCGAGGCGGTCTGGCCGGGCGAGTTCGTCGAATTCCCCGCCTGGGAGGAAGGCTGCGACAAGGATCCCGCCGTCGGCCCCATCCCCGACAAGGTCTATGACTGCGGCAACCCCGCCAACGGCTACCTCAAGCTCGCCGCCTGGGACGGGATGAAAGAGAAATGGCCGGCCGCCTATGCCGCGCTGACCAAGGTCAGCTTCACCAACGCCCAGATCGCCGAGATGGCCAAGCTGGTCGACGTGGACGGCATGGAGCCAGAAGACGCCGCCGAGGCCTGGATGGACCAGAACGAGGCGGTCTGGAAGCCGTGGCTGCAATGA
- a CDS encoding TetR/AcrR family transcriptional regulator, protein MNVPEALPLSLEDYLEGGIRPRIIDAAATLFRQRGFNAVSMIEVAQAVGLSKPGLYHHWPNKEALLLSIVGITSALLLQQLEDVKAATNDPAQRMRLFMRSRIEVVARYQNLFTVTWQERAILGSGSYRTLAATAERYRDSVRSLIDEAKDAGSIRQEVDTHLLMLAIDGMTGWAYFWYREQGALRPAAIGDAFWDMLLGGIADGTHQAIK, encoded by the coding sequence ATGAACGTGCCGGAAGCATTGCCGCTAAGCCTCGAGGATTATCTGGAAGGTGGCATTCGGCCTCGTATCATCGACGCCGCCGCCACGCTTTTTCGACAAAGGGGTTTCAATGCGGTCTCGATGATCGAGGTCGCGCAGGCCGTCGGCTTGTCAAAGCCGGGACTTTATCACCATTGGCCGAACAAGGAGGCGCTGTTGCTGTCCATCGTGGGCATCACCAGCGCGCTGCTTCTGCAGCAGCTCGAGGATGTCAAGGCGGCGACGAACGATCCTGCACAGCGAATGCGTCTTTTCATGCGTAGCCGCATCGAGGTCGTAGCGCGCTACCAGAATCTTTTCACGGTCACCTGGCAGGAACGCGCAATCCTGGGTTCAGGCAGCTATCGCACGCTGGCGGCCACTGCCGAGCGATATCGCGATAGCGTTCGCTCCTTGATCGATGAAGCGAAAGACGCCGGGTCGATCCGGCAAGAGGTGGACACTCATCTGCTTATGCTTGCCATCGACGGGATGACCGGCTGGGCATATTTCTGGTATCGTGAGCAAGGCGCGCTACGCCCAGCGGCAATCGGCGATGCCTTTTGGGACATGTTGCTCGGCGGCATTGCGGACGGGACTCACCAAGCGATAAAGTAG
- a CDS encoding AAA family ATPase, with amino-acid sequence MVWPHTIAHLAGRDYSGISGGERQLVLIARALVQGARILLMDEPDAGLDYGNQRRLLDLMRALAAEGHTIVFTTHHPDHTLYAADRAVLIDGGKILADGAPAAVLTPQLIHAVYGVRVVRVDHGPHNVFVPT; translated from the coding sequence ATGGTCTGGCCGCACACGATCGCGCATCTGGCCGGGCGCGACTACAGCGGCATCTCGGGTGGCGAACGCCAGCTTGTCCTGATCGCGCGGGCGCTGGTCCAGGGCGCCCGCATCCTGCTGATGGACGAGCCGGATGCCGGGCTCGATTACGGCAACCAGCGTCGCCTGCTCGACCTGATGCGCGCGCTTGCGGCCGAGGGCCATACCATCGTCTTCACCACCCACCATCCCGATCACACGCTCTATGCCGCCGATCGCGCGGTGCTGATCGACGGCGGGAAAATCCTTGCCGATGGTGCGCCCGCCGCGGTCCTGACGCCGCAGCTCATCCATGCGGTCTATGGGGTCCGGGTCGTCCGGGTCGATCACGGCCCCCACAACGTCTTTGTCCCGACATGA
- a CDS encoding ATP-binding protein, translating into MGWQLLLAFVVIAGAPGIMGVLGWLELRELASRQSRLINETIPIIAEVRGFAEESSRVVAMAPDLAAVTSDAVRRERAGFLFRQVDALRDRIRRYQRSGRPVPAPLSRSETEVRQGIARLDLLVQQRLATERAQRRLLGEGLAATTELLEIADTLAANAEVAASAGVASLYDTWNQREALTQTLDKLIEVDLFQLGQMFELRAHVAEIALLLNRIGETRDRHDLERLRHDLVARLGIVTRRLAMVPDRSRAERAMALLGAITPATASPPGTGDFPETTARLIALDDQVGAAQAELRDAALHLDTEAAALADSIVTRTTAAAEAAQRAIRNTLIVSSAGSLLALMISAGVVWFYVRGKITRRLDALAARMDGLLAGDLQAQVVPRGHDEIAGMEQAVEVFRLQALENRELAAERDRNLAELRRHREELRQLVDEQTQRLRGEVAAHAAARDRAEAADRAKSQFLAMMSHEIRTPMNGVLGLLHGLMQEDLPVPTRDRVVAALASGEGLMGLLNTLLDDAKSSGGEIQLRPAPFDPAALAQETAMLMAPSVEEKGLWLRIEAAPCGWLTGDAARLRQVLFNLLANAIRFTDRGGVTLRLRCEPRGDMAGLVIEVADTGKGIAAQAQDRIFGLFEQEDAETARRYGGTGLGLAISRRLAEAMGGSLTVESAPGRGATFRLAVTLPRAEAPAPAPAPQAGRALDLLVVEDHAVNRMVLDGYLARMGHRFEMVGCAEEALARLDGRRFDAVLMDVNLPGMSGIEATRAIRARPDGRGLPVIGISAHVQPEEIAACHAAGMDRVLSKPLAPADLDRALRELAPGSALAPALADLPPQRVADLARLYLSGMDRDIAAIEQALARGDTDAAARAAHRLRGASGNFALPDLVAALAAFEAGLKDGPAAAKPLWRAARDLAASGAALLETELAALEAQPSGAVKT; encoded by the coding sequence TTGGGCTGGCAGCTTCTGCTGGCCTTCGTGGTCATCGCCGGCGCCCCCGGGATCATGGGCGTGCTGGGCTGGCTGGAGCTGCGCGAACTGGCCAGCCGGCAGTCGCGGCTGATCAACGAGACCATCCCCATCATCGCCGAGGTCCGCGGCTTTGCCGAGGAAAGCAGCCGCGTCGTCGCCATGGCCCCCGATCTTGCCGCCGTGACCTCGGACGCGGTGCGGCGCGAGCGCGCGGGTTTCCTCTTCCGCCAGGTGGACGCGCTGCGCGACCGCATCCGCCGCTATCAGCGCAGCGGCCGGCCGGTGCCCGCGCCGCTGTCGCGTTCGGAAACCGAGGTGCGCCAGGGCATCGCGCGACTCGACCTGCTGGTCCAGCAGCGGCTGGCGACCGAGCGCGCGCAGCGGCGGCTTCTGGGCGAGGGGCTGGCGGCGACCACGGAACTGCTGGAGATCGCCGACACGCTGGCCGCCAATGCCGAGGTGGCGGCCTCGGCCGGCGTGGCCAGCCTCTACGACACCTGGAACCAGCGCGAGGCGCTGACCCAGACCCTGGACAAGCTGATCGAGGTCGACCTGTTCCAGCTTGGCCAGATGTTCGAGCTGCGCGCGCATGTGGCCGAGATCGCGCTCTTGCTGAACCGGATCGGCGAAACCCGCGACCGCCACGACCTGGAACGGCTGCGCCACGATCTGGTGGCGCGGCTGGGCATCGTCACCCGCCGCCTTGCCATGGTCCCCGACCGCAGCCGCGCCGAACGCGCCATGGCGCTGCTCGGGGCGATCACCCCCGCCACTGCCTCGCCGCCGGGGACCGGGGATTTTCCCGAAACCACGGCGCGGCTGATCGCGCTGGACGACCAGGTGGGTGCCGCGCAGGCGGAATTGCGCGACGCCGCCCTGCATCTGGACACCGAGGCGGCGGCGCTGGCCGACAGCATCGTGACCCGCACCACCGCGGCCGCCGAGGCGGCGCAGCGCGCGATCCGCAACACGCTGATCGTGTCCTCGGCCGGGTCGCTGCTGGCGCTGATGATCTCGGCCGGCGTGGTGTGGTTCTATGTCCGGGGCAAGATCACCCGGCGGCTGGACGCGCTGGCGGCACGGATGGACGGGCTGCTGGCCGGCGATCTGCAGGCGCAAGTGGTCCCGCGCGGCCATGACGAGATCGCGGGGATGGAGCAGGCGGTCGAGGTCTTTCGCCTGCAGGCCCTGGAAAACCGCGAACTGGCCGCCGAGCGCGACCGCAACCTGGCCGAACTGCGCCGTCACCGCGAGGAATTGCGCCAGTTGGTGGACGAGCAGACCCAGCGCCTGCGCGGCGAGGTCGCGGCCCATGCCGCCGCCCGCGACCGGGCCGAGGCCGCCGACCGCGCCAAGTCGCAGTTCCTGGCGATGATGAGCCACGAGATCCGCACGCCGATGAACGGCGTCCTAGGCCTGCTGCATGGGCTGATGCAAGAGGACCTGCCGGTGCCGACCCGCGACCGGGTGGTGGCCGCGCTGGCCTCGGGCGAGGGGCTGATGGGGCTCTTGAACACGCTGCTCGACGACGCGAAATCCTCGGGCGGCGAGATCCAGCTGCGGCCGGCGCCCTTCGATCCGGCGGCGTTGGCGCAGGAAACCGCGATGCTGATGGCGCCCTCGGTCGAGGAAAAGGGGCTGTGGCTGCGGATCGAAGCCGCGCCCTGCGGCTGGCTGACGGGCGACGCGGCGCGGCTGCGGCAGGTGCTGTTCAACCTGCTGGCCAATGCCATCCGCTTCACCGACCGGGGCGGCGTGACCCTGCGCCTGCGTTGTGAGCCCCGGGGCGACATGGCCGGCTTGGTGATCGAGGTTGCCGATACCGGCAAGGGCATCGCCGCGCAGGCGCAGGACCGCATCTTCGGCCTTTTCGAGCAGGAGGATGCCGAGACCGCGCGGCGCTACGGCGGCACCGGCCTGGGCCTGGCCATCAGCCGCCGCTTGGCCGAGGCCATGGGCGGCAGCCTGACGGTCGAAAGCGCACCGGGCCGGGGCGCGACCTTCCGGCTGGCGGTGACGCTGCCCCGGGCCGAGGCGCCTGCACCGGCGCCCGCCCCGCAAGCCGGCCGCGCGCTGGACCTGCTGGTGGTCGAGGATCACGCGGTGAACCGCATGGTCCTGGACGGCTATCTGGCGCGGATGGGCCACCGTTTCGAGATGGTCGGTTGCGCCGAAGAGGCCCTGGCCCGGCTGGACGGCCGGCGCTTCGACGCCGTGCTGATGGATGTGAACCTGCCCGGCATGTCGGGGATCGAGGCCACGCGGGCGATCCGCGCGCGGCCGGACGGCCGGGGCCTGCCGGTGATCGGCATCTCGGCCCATGTCCAGCCCGAAGAGATCGCCGCCTGCCATGCCGCGGGCATGGACCGGGTGCTGTCGAAGCCGCTGGCCCCGGCCGACCTGGACCGCGCCTTGCGGGAACTGGCCCCCGGATCCGCCCTGGCGCCGGCGCTGGCCGACCTGCCGCCGCAGCGGGTCGCGGATCTGGCGCGGCTCTATCTGTCCGGCATGGACCGCGACATCGCCGCCATCGAACAGGCGCTGGCCCGGGGCGACACGGATGCGGCGGCCCGGGCGGCGCATCGCCTGCGCGGCGCCAGCGGCAATTTCGCCCTGCCCGATCTGGTCGCGGCGCTTGCCGCCTTCGAGGCCGGGCTCAAGGACGGCCCGGCCGCCGCGAAGCCGCTTTGGCGCGCGGCCCGGGACCTGGCGGCGTCGGGCGCCGCGCTGCTGGAAACCGAACTGGCCGCGCTGGAGGCTCAGCCCAGCGGCGCGGTGAAGACATAG
- a CDS encoding ABC transporter permease → MSARADDGIPAGARVGAGLDARWIGGLLAGAALLLILSKPLLPAGLIRPPDWLVLPFADWINAVFDFLRDDLGLIHVTRGISSGIEAALDTTANLLYGRSRWPHLGPIPWVVVAVTMAMAGYALRGWRLAALTGGTFVWIAVMGQWKWAMETLSVIAVATPVSVALGLVLGILGWRSPRFEKVLNPVLNLAQSLPHFAYMIPVVVFVGVGPKSGAIVTIIFSVPPMIRMTMLGLRRVAPEIIEAGQMCGASRWQVMTRVRLPAARTEILIGVNQVIMQSLAMVVLASFIGMPGLGQKLLQLLQALKIGLSFEIGITIVLLAVALDRLSKAWAQHQPAHPEHGASWASRNRLWLVWAGLVALGFLLASVFPYFHVVGRSQALSLAGPIDAAMDALIQLVKPVTDWLRWFLIGWVLIPLRNAILWLPYAAILLALAALGWRIGGWRSAAVCLAFFVPIALSGWWDRAMITVYTVCTAVTLALLVGLPLGIWAARDQGRATRVLLLCDTFQTFPSFIYLIPVVMLFGVNDVAVVAAVVVFAAVPLIRYTVEGLRNVPSETIEAAEMSGATRRQILWSVRMPLALPTLMVGLNQSVMFALFMVIIAAFIGTQDLGQEMQRALSSTDVGKGLVLGLAVAFMGLMVDHLLMRWAARRTV, encoded by the coding sequence ATGAGCGCGCGGGCCGACGACGGCATCCCCGCCGGTGCCCGCGTCGGCGCCGGGCTGGATGCCCGCTGGATCGGGGGCCTGCTGGCCGGGGCGGCGCTGCTGTTGATCCTGTCCAAGCCGCTGCTGCCGGCCGGTCTGATCCGGCCGCCGGACTGGCTGGTGCTGCCCTTCGCCGACTGGATCAACGCGGTCTTCGACTTCCTGCGCGACGACCTGGGTCTGATCCATGTGACCCGCGGCATTTCGTCGGGGATCGAGGCGGCGCTCGACACCACCGCGAACCTGCTCTACGGGCGCTCGCGCTGGCCGCATCTGGGGCCGATCCCCTGGGTCGTCGTCGCCGTCACCATGGCCATGGCCGGCTATGCCCTGCGCGGCTGGCGGCTGGCGGCCCTGACCGGCGGCACCTTCGTCTGGATCGCCGTCATGGGCCAGTGGAAATGGGCGATGGAGACCCTTTCGGTGATCGCCGTCGCCACGCCGGTCTCGGTCGCGCTGGGGCTGGTTCTGGGGATCCTGGGCTGGCGCTCTCCGCGGTTCGAGAAGGTGCTGAACCCGGTCCTGAACCTGGCGCAGTCGTTGCCGCATTTCGCCTATATGATCCCGGTCGTGGTCTTTGTCGGCGTCGGGCCCAAGTCGGGCGCCATCGTCACCATCATCTTCTCGGTCCCGCCGATGATCCGCATGACCATGCTGGGCCTGCGCCGGGTCGCGCCCGAGATCATCGAGGCCGGGCAGATGTGCGGCGCCAGCCGCTGGCAGGTGATGACGCGCGTGCGCCTGCCCGCCGCCCGGACCGAGATCCTGATCGGCGTCAACCAGGTCATCATGCAGTCGCTGGCCATGGTGGTGCTGGCCTCGTTCATCGGCATGCCGGGGCTGGGGCAGAAGCTGCTGCAACTGCTGCAGGCGCTGAAGATCGGCCTGTCCTTCGAGATCGGCATCACCATCGTCCTGCTGGCGGTGGCGCTGGACCGGCTGTCCAAGGCCTGGGCGCAGCACCAGCCCGCCCATCCCGAGCACGGCGCGAGTTGGGCCAGCCGCAACCGGCTGTGGCTGGTCTGGGCCGGACTGGTGGCACTGGGGTTCCTGCTGGCGTCGGTCTTTCCCTATTTCCACGTCGTCGGGCGCAGCCAGGCGCTCAGCCTGGCCGGGCCGATCGACGCGGCGATGGATGCGCTGATCCAGCTGGTGAAGCCGGTGACGGACTGGCTGCGCTGGTTCCTGATCGGCTGGGTGCTGATCCCGCTGCGCAATGCGATCCTGTGGCTGCCCTATGCCGCGATCCTGCTGGCGCTGGCGGCGCTGGGCTGGCGGATCGGCGGCTGGCGCTCGGCGGCGGTCTGCCTGGCCTTCTTCGTGCCCATCGCGCTGTCGGGCTGGTGGGACCGGGCGATGATCACGGTCTATACCGTCTGCACCGCGGTGACGCTGGCGCTGCTGGTCGGCCTGCCGCTGGGCATCTGGGCCGCCCGGGACCAGGGCCGCGCCACGCGGGTGCTGCTGCTTTGCGACACGTTCCAGACCTTTCCCAGCTTCATCTACCTGATCCCGGTGGTGATGCTCTTCGGGGTGAACGACGTGGCGGTGGTGGCGGCGGTGGTGGTCTTTGCCGCGGTGCCGCTGATCCGCTACACCGTCGAGGGGCTGCGCAACGTCCCCTCCGAGACCATCGAGGCGGCCGAGATGAGCGGCGCCACCCGGCGCCAGATCCTGTGGTCGGTGCGGATGCCGCTGGCGCTGCCCACGCTGATGGTGGGGCTGAACCAGTCGGTGATGTTCGCGCTGTTCATGGTCATCATCGCCGCCTTCATCGGCACGCAGGACCTGGGACAGGAAATGCAGCGGGCGCTGTCCTCGACCGATGTCGGCAAGGGGCTGGTGCTGGGGCTGGCGGTCGCCTTCATGGGGCTGATGGTCGATCACCTGCTGATGCGCTGGGCCGCGCGGCGGACGGTGTAA
- a CDS encoding quaternary amine ABC transporter ATP-binding protein, whose protein sequence is MAGTETVIDCRNVWKVFGPQPGQLASLLAANPSPQELREAGYVAAVRDVNISIPRGEMLVVMGLSGSGKSTLVRCMSRLLDISAGRVEVEGQDIGKLSESQLIDLRRRRMGMVFQSFGLLPHRNVLDNVAFPLEMRGQPRAARIARAREMLALVGLEGREEHFPRELSGGQQQRVGIARSLAIEPAIWFLDEPFSALDPLIRREMQDEFLRLKGTLDKTIVFITHDFDEALRLADRIAIMKDGAVEQCDTPDRIVMAPATPYVAKFTAEIDRARVVRLAALAGAAQGVVLEGPPLPGDAVLHAVARDILADRRTHIPVAGPDGALLGQIERQAALNLILGDRP, encoded by the coding sequence ATGGCCGGAACCGAAACCGTGATCGACTGCCGCAACGTCTGGAAAGTGTTCGGGCCCCAGCCCGGACAGCTTGCCTCGCTGCTGGCGGCGAACCCCTCGCCCCAGGAGCTGCGCGAGGCGGGCTATGTGGCGGCGGTGCGCGACGTGAACATCTCGATCCCGCGCGGCGAGATGCTGGTGGTCATGGGCCTGTCCGGTTCGGGCAAATCGACGCTGGTGCGCTGCATGTCGCGGCTTCTGGACATCTCGGCCGGGCGGGTCGAGGTCGAGGGCCAGGACATCGGCAAGCTGTCCGAGAGCCAGCTGATCGACCTGCGCCGGCGCCGCATGGGCATGGTGTTCCAGAGCTTCGGCCTGCTGCCGCATCGCAACGTGCTGGACAACGTGGCCTTTCCGCTGGAGATGCGCGGCCAGCCCCGCGCCGCCCGCATCGCCCGGGCGCGCGAGATGCTGGCGCTCGTCGGCCTGGAAGGGCGAGAGGAGCATTTCCCCCGCGAATTGTCGGGCGGCCAGCAGCAGCGCGTCGGCATCGCCCGCAGCCTTGCCATCGAGCCGGCGATCTGGTTCCTGGACGAGCCCTTCTCGGCGCTGGACCCGCTGATCCGGCGCGAGATGCAGGACGAGTTCCTGCGGCTCAAGGGCACGCTCGACAAGACCATCGTCTTCATCACCCACGACTTCGACGAGGCGCTGCGGCTCGCCGACCGCATCGCCATCATGAAGGACGGCGCGGTCGAGCAATGCGACACCCCGGACCGCATCGTCATGGCGCCGGCGACGCCCTATGTCGCCAAGTTCACCGCCGAGATCGACCGCGCCCGCGTGGTGCGGCTGGCGGCGCTGGCGGGGGCCGCGCAAGGCGTGGTGCTGGAAGGCCCGCCGCTGCCCGGCGACGCGGTGCTGCACGCGGTGGCGCGCGACATCCTGGCGGACCGGCGGACGCATATCCCGGTCGCGGGTCCCGACGGCGCGCTGCTGGGCCAGATCGAGCGCCAGGCGGCGCTGAACCTGATCCTGGGAGACCGGCCATGA
- a CDS encoding ABC transporter substrate-binding protein, whose protein sequence is MFRIRHLAACIACMVALLSQPVSAETRREVVYYGDHSVSLPSRVTRVATNWEAQNSILAMLGYGDRIVATTRIAHSMPLMRKFVPTIQEAALTTLGDGTVNVEELMVLRPDILFSSRALPEAVSAQLRGAGIAVASFRSNSLDALVERVSITGEMLGPDASEIARKYRRYFDDNRHRVAERLEKVPPDRRVRVYLASGEPLSTSGRPSLNQDWMDLGGAINVAESWFADMPYASGTASLEDILAANPDVIISMDARDAEQIRASPQWRTSRPCARAGSPGFRRSRMKNRRKVIISEAFRTAIACLPIASLSGAGAAYRATQAALRIGLAGLARCPGADRSGSMPQPGPFQDRKPPGAYSPP, encoded by the coding sequence ATGTTCCGGATCCGGCATCTGGCCGCCTGTATCGCCTGCATGGTTGCCCTTCTGTCACAACCCGTATCGGCCGAGACCAGGCGCGAGGTGGTCTATTACGGCGACCATTCCGTCAGCCTGCCGTCCCGGGTGACGCGGGTCGCCACGAATTGGGAGGCGCAGAATTCCATCCTGGCGATGCTTGGTTATGGCGACCGCATCGTCGCGACCACGCGCATCGCGCACTCGATGCCGCTGATGCGGAAATTCGTGCCCACGATCCAAGAGGCCGCGCTGACCACGCTGGGCGACGGCACCGTCAATGTCGAGGAACTGATGGTGCTGAGGCCGGACATCCTGTTTTCCTCCCGCGCGCTGCCCGAAGCGGTTTCGGCGCAGCTTCGGGGCGCGGGCATCGCCGTGGCGTCTTTCCGAAGCAACTCTCTCGACGCCCTGGTCGAACGCGTGTCGATCACCGGCGAGATGCTGGGACCCGATGCGTCCGAGATCGCACGGAAATACCGGCGTTACTTCGACGACAACCGCCACCGCGTGGCCGAGCGGCTGGAAAAGGTCCCGCCGGACCGGCGGGTCCGGGTCTACCTCGCTTCGGGTGAGCCGCTGTCGACCTCGGGGCGGCCGTCGCTCAACCAGGACTGGATGGATCTGGGCGGCGCGATCAACGTCGCCGAGAGTTGGTTCGCGGACATGCCCTATGCCTCGGGCACCGCCTCGCTGGAGGATATCCTGGCTGCGAACCCCGATGTCATCATCTCGATGGATGCCAGGGATGCCGAGCAGATCCGTGCCAGTCCGCAATGGCGAACGTCAAGGCCGTGCGCGAGGGCCGGGTCACCGGGCTTCCGTCGGAGCCGGATGAAAAACCGACGGAAGGTCATCATTTCCGAGGCGTTCCGGACCGCCATCGCTTGCCTGCCGATCGCATCGCTTAGCGGGGCGGGTGCTGCATATAGGGCGACGCAGGCGGCGCTGCGCATCGGTCTCGCCGGCCTGGCGCGGTGCCCGGGGGCTGATCGCAGCGGATCAATGCCGCAGCCTGGTCCTTTCCAAGACCGGAAACCGCCCGGCGCCTACTCGCCGCCGTGA
- the torT gene encoding TMAO reductase system periplasmic protein TorT: MPQAFAAIAAALLALAPAAPAAAETWPLQVFAEPFRDDGPTYRLDYRPLDHAARPWRLCVLYPHLKDAYWLSVNYGMVEEARRLGVSFDLFEAGGYPNLARQIAQLRECADPKYDAVIVGTVSYDGLTPTLREIARKKPIVAVVNDIEPGPITAKASVPWREMGRAAGLELSRRHPKGSPPVRVAWFPGPEGAGWVSFVEAGFREGIAGSSARIVRVLYGDTGREAQAQLVEQLLVEDDGLDYLVGPGPMAEVAISILRARGELGRTGIISTYISHGVFRGVLRGRILAAPTDFPVVQGKLGIEMAARALEGKLEIRHAGPAIVTVTPETAKDFDRGASLAPASFAARFSYHGGE, from the coding sequence ATGCCCCAGGCTTTCGCCGCGATCGCCGCCGCGCTGCTGGCGCTGGCCCCGGCCGCGCCCGCCGCGGCGGAAACCTGGCCCTTGCAGGTGTTCGCCGAACCCTTTCGCGACGACGGCCCCACCTATCGGCTGGACTACCGGCCGCTGGACCATGCCGCGCGGCCCTGGCGGCTTTGCGTGCTCTATCCCCATCTCAAGGACGCCTATTGGCTGAGCGTGAACTACGGCATGGTCGAAGAGGCCCGCCGGCTGGGCGTCAGCTTCGACCTGTTCGAGGCCGGCGGCTATCCGAACCTCGCCCGCCAGATCGCGCAATTGCGCGAATGCGCGGACCCGAAATACGACGCGGTGATCGTGGGCACCGTCTCCTACGACGGGCTGACCCCGACCCTGCGCGAGATCGCCCGCAAGAAGCCCATCGTCGCGGTGGTGAACGACATCGAGCCCGGCCCGATCACCGCCAAGGCCAGCGTGCCCTGGCGCGAGATGGGCCGCGCCGCCGGGCTGGAACTGAGCCGCCGCCATCCCAAGGGCAGCCCGCCGGTGCGCGTGGCCTGGTTTCCCGGCCCCGAGGGCGCCGGCTGGGTCAGCTTCGTCGAGGCCGGCTTCCGCGAGGGCATCGCCGGCAGCTCGGCGCGAATCGTCCGCGTGCTCTATGGCGACACCGGGCGCGAGGCGCAGGCCCAGCTGGTCGAGCAGCTGCTGGTCGAGGACGACGGCCTGGACTACCTGGTCGGCCCCGGCCCGATGGCCGAAGTCGCGATCTCGATCCTGCGGGCGCGGGGCGAGCTGGGGCGGACCGGGATCATCTCGACCTATATCAGCCACGGCGTGTTCCGCGGCGTGCTGCGCGGGCGCATCCTGGCCGCGCCGACGGATTTTCCCGTGGTGCAGGGAAAGCTCGGCATAGAGATGGCCGCCCGTGCGCTGGAGGGCAAGCTGGAGATCCGCCATGCCGGCCCGGCCATCGTGACCGTGACGCCCGAGACGGCCAAGGATTTCGACCGCGGCGCCAGCCTGGCCCCGGCAAGCTTCGCCGCCCGGTTTTCCTATCACGGCGGCGAGTAG